The following nucleotide sequence is from Saccharothrix texasensis.
CGTGGGCACCGAGGACGGCCAGGTGCCGCTGCGCAAGCTCCAGGGGCACCTGATGAAGCTGCCGCGCAACATCTCGACCGCCCAGGTCGACACGATCGACAACCGGCTGGCCGCGCTGGCCAGCCGCGGCGCGGCGCTGCCCAAGGGCCCGATGCCCCAGGGCGCCAAGATGCGCAACGTGCAGCGCGCCATGCGTCGCCGCTGAGCGTCGTCGCTGAGCTCGCCGCGTTGTCGCCGAGCACGCCTCGACGAGTGTTTTCGCAGTTCAGGCCCGTTCCGGCAAGTGCCCGGGGCGGGCCTGAGGCGTTCTCGGGAACGTCAGCGGACGCGGATGACGACGGTGCCCGCGGCCTTGTCGTGCAGGCCCCTGCCGTCGGCGTCCCACACCACGGCCGGGATGATGGGGAAGATCAACGCCGTCCGCAGCGCGGCCCGGGGCAGACCGACGGTCCCCGCGCCGTCCAGCCGGGCGACCCGCAGCCCGAACAGCGCGTGACCAGGGGTGAAGCCGAAGAAGCCGACCGCGATGACGGTGATGGAGAACCAGGCCAGCAGGCTCCAGTTCTGCGGCAGCTCGGGCATGGTGAACAGGCCCGCCACGCCGCCCGAGAGGGCGAAGTCGACCAGGATGGCGATCGCGCGGCGGCCCGTGGAGGCGACGGAGCCGGGACCCGAGCGGGGCAGGCCGAGGCGTTCACCCCGCCACTGCTGCCCGGTACCGTCTCCGGAGTCGGCGCCTGGTTCCAACGCCGAGCGGGGTCCTGACAGCCACGATCCGGTCCACTTGCTCACCCCACCAGAGTAAGGCCGTGCTCAGCGGGTGAGGAGCGGCGGTCGGGTTGCCCGACCTGGGAGGCCCGTTAACACTGGCGAAACACGTGGGTGACGGCTGGGCAACACCGCGGTCTTAGTTTCGCCACGATGGCAGGCCGCACCACGCAGCGGCGTACAACCACGCCCCCACCGCAGCAGAGGAGTCGACGAGGGTGTTCAAGAATCCCGACGAGGTCCTGAAGTTCATTTCCGACGAGGGCGTGAAGTTCGTCGACGTCCGCTTCAGCGACCTGCCCGGCGTGATGCAGCACTTCACGCTCCCAGCCTCCGCGTTCGACGCCGACGCCATCGCCGAGGGCCTCGCGTTCGACGGCTCGTCGGTGCGCGGCTTCCAGTCGATCCACGAGTCGGACATGCTGCTGCTGCCCGACCTGTACACCGCGCGTCTCGACCCGTTCCGGATCGAGAAGACGCTGATCGTCAACTTCTTCGTGCACGACCCGTTCACGCGTGAGGCCTACAGCCGCGACCCGCGCAACATCGCG
It contains:
- a CDS encoding RDD family protein, translated to MSKWTGSWLSGPRSALEPGADSGDGTGQQWRGERLGLPRSGPGSVASTGRRAIAILVDFALSGGVAGLFTMPELPQNWSLLAWFSITVIAVGFFGFTPGHALFGLRVARLDGAGTVGLPRAALRTALIFPIIPAVVWDADGRGLHDKAAGTVVIRVR